From Desulfonatronum sp. SC1:
TTCATTGAACATGTCGCTTCAGAAAGGAACAAAAACCATATTTCTCACCCTGCCCTTGCTTGTCCTGTCCTTGATCTTTCCCGCGGTCCAGTCGGCGCATGCCGCGGAGGTCAACATCTATTCCGCGCGGCAGGAGCATCTGATCAAGCCGCTTCTGGACGAGTTTTCAGCCCAAACCGGAATCACCACCAATCTGCTCACCGGCGAGGGCCCCGCGCTTCTGGAACGGCTGCGCAGTGAAGGCCGCAACAGCCCCGCGGACGTGCTGATCACCGTGGACGTCGGCAATCTGGTGGCCGCGAAGCAGGCCGGCGTCCTGCAGGCGACCCGCTCCGCAGTGCTGGAGGAGAACATCCCGGCCCAGTATCGCGACGACGAGGGGCATTGGTACGGTCTCTCCTCGCGAGCCCGGATCATTTACTACGACCCGGAACGGATCGATTCCACGAAGATCACCACTTACGAAGCCCTCGCCGACCCGGCACTGGGCAAGGTGATCTGCGTGCGCAGTTCCTCCAACATCTACAACCAGTCCCTGGTGGCTTCGATGATCGCCCACCACGGCGTGGAACAAACCGAAGCGTGGGTACGGGGATTCGTGAATAATTTCGCCCGTCGGCCCCAAGACAACGACACCGCGCAGATCCGTTCCGTGGCCTCCGGCGAGTGCGCCGTGGGCATTGCCAACAGCTACTATTTTGGACGCCTTCTAGCTTCCGAAGATCCGGCGGACCAGGACGTTACAGCCAAGGTGAGTGTGATGTGGCCCAACCAGGATGATCGCGGAGCCCATATGAACCTCAGCGGCGGCGGGGTGACGCAAAGCGCCCGGAACATCGACGAAGCCGTGAAGCTCCTGGAGTTTCTCTCCAGCCAGCAGGCCCAGGACATCTACGCCCGGGACAATAACGAGTATCCGGTCAATCCCCAGGTCCGACCCAGCGGTCCGGTGGTCCGGATGGGCGAGTTCAAGGCCGACGACCTGAATCTGTCCCTGATCGAAAAATTCAATGCCGAGGCCGTGCGGGTCATGGACCGCGCCGGTTGGCGCTAAATCCTCCGCCTCAGCATCGTTTGCCCGGAAACAACCTCTGAGGTAAACATTTCTCGCCCTGGGGCGCGATTTGATTTCGCCCTCGACCCTGACAACTGATACACCCAACCCCAGCCCTGGCGCGGTTCCTTAACCGCGTCGGGGCTCATTCCATTCACCGGAGTCTCTGCTTGCGCATCTGGATGTTCATGGTTCTGGGCCTTGCCGCCCTTGTGGCCGCGCCGATCCTGGTGATTATGGCCCACCTGTTCGTTCCTTCATTGGAAGTGTGGCAACATTTGGCCACCACGGTCCTGCCCCGCTACGTGGGCAATTCCCTGGGCCTGATGCTTGGCGTGGGCGCGGGAACCCTTGTGCTGGGGGTGAGCACGGCCTGGCTGGTGAGCATGACCAGCTTCCCCTGGCGGC
This genomic window contains:
- a CDS encoding Fe(3+) ABC transporter substrate-binding protein, with the protein product MSLQKGTKTIFLTLPLLVLSLIFPAVQSAHAAEVNIYSARQEHLIKPLLDEFSAQTGITTNLLTGEGPALLERLRSEGRNSPADVLITVDVGNLVAAKQAGVLQATRSAVLEENIPAQYRDDEGHWYGLSSRARIIYYDPERIDSTKITTYEALADPALGKVICVRSSSNIYNQSLVASMIAHHGVEQTEAWVRGFVNNFARRPQDNDTAQIRSVASGECAVGIANSYYFGRLLASEDPADQDVTAKVSVMWPNQDDRGAHMNLSGGGVTQSARNIDEAVKLLEFLSSQQAQDIYARDNNEYPVNPQVRPSGPVVRMGEFKADDLNLSLIEKFNAEAVRVMDRAGWR